The Deltaproteobacteria bacterium genome includes a region encoding these proteins:
- a CDS encoding MoxR family ATPase: protein MTQAARFSGDNRYVLDDELAKIVNISMSLEMPLLLKGEPGTGKTMLAHAIANALQMPLLILNVKSSMKLVDCLYQYDTLTRLNDSRFGDSGRNVADIEEYLRMGKIGQAFTADHRTVLLIDEIDKADTDFQDDMLDVLDQMEFDIIETDRTVCARHRPVIIITSNAKKDLSDPFLGRCNFHHIAFPDPKMMRKIVKVHFPDIAERLMESAVSVFYSLREMDGVEKKPATRELINWIRALSADPDFSPKALEGGDVPFLGVLFKKSPDFAKAQAATRKRSRF from the coding sequence ATGACTCAAGCTGCCCGCTTTTCCGGTGACAACCGCTACGTCCTGGACGACGAACTGGCGAAAATCGTCAACATTTCCATGAGCCTTGAAATGCCGCTCCTTTTGAAGGGCGAGCCCGGAACCGGCAAGACCATGCTGGCCCACGCCATCGCAAACGCCCTTCAGATGCCGCTTCTTATCCTGAACGTCAAAAGCTCCATGAAGCTCGTGGACTGCCTCTACCAGTACGACACCCTAACGCGCCTGAACGACAGCCGCTTCGGGGACTCCGGCAGGAACGTGGCCGACATAGAGGAGTACCTCCGCATGGGGAAAATCGGCCAGGCCTTCACCGCCGACCACCGCACCGTGCTTCTGATAGACGAGATCGACAAGGCCGACACCGATTTCCAGGACGACATGCTGGATGTCCTGGACCAGATGGAGTTCGACATAATCGAAACCGACAGGACCGTCTGCGCCCGCCACCGCCCGGTCATCATCATCACCAGTAACGCCAAAAAGGACCTCTCCGACCCCTTTCTTGGCCGGTGCAACTTCCACCACATAGCCTTTCCCGACCCCAAGATGATGCGCAAAATAGTCAAGGTGCACTTCCCGGACATCGCCGAGCGCCTCATGGAAAGCGCGGTATCGGTCTTCTACTCCCTCCGCGAGATGGACGGCGTGGAGAAAAAACCCGCCACCCGCGAACTCATCAACTGGATTCGGGCCCTGTCCGCCGACCCGGACTTTTCCCCCAAGGCCCTGGAAGGCGGCGACGTGCCCTTCCTGGGAGTCCTGTTCAAAAAAAGCCCGGACTTCGCCAAGGCCCAGGCGGCAACGCGAAAAAGAAGCAGGTTTTAG
- a CDS encoding HD domain-containing protein yields the protein MSRLTEIRRILDENQDGFLAKRATRNGQALRRKAEEVVESGYRQEFSLDSDRILHSRAYARYIDKTQVFYLIVNDHITHRVLHVQLVSKIARTIGRFLRLNEDLIEAIALGHDIGHTPFGHDGESFLSALCKEHGIGKFFHNIQSVQFLDRVERQGAGWNLCLQTLDGILCHDGEVHNKRLVCDPLRTFAELDRLMEKTVKGEPAFLVPMTPEGCVVRLADTIAYIGRDIEDAIRLSIINRSDIPAGCVKVLGDSNGTIVHNLVTDVITASENEIWVGFSDEVSEALSRLKIFNLERIYRHPEVKLHYLDLKKLFGLLFERYLEDIVRDRRESVIFSGFLKEKSEDYLTGHRPEEMVRDFIAGMTDQYFLQQCPEDMRPTLRRIP from the coding sequence ATGAGCCGTTTGACGGAAATCCGCCGCATCCTGGATGAAAACCAGGACGGCTTTCTTGCCAAAAGGGCCACCCGGAACGGGCAGGCCCTTAGGCGCAAGGCCGAGGAGGTGGTGGAGTCGGGCTACCGCCAGGAGTTTTCACTGGACTCCGACCGCATACTCCACTCCCGCGCCTACGCCCGCTACATAGACAAGACCCAGGTCTTTTATCTGATCGTCAACGACCACATAACCCACCGGGTCCTCCACGTTCAGCTCGTAAGCAAGATCGCAAGGACCATAGGCAGGTTTTTGAGGCTGAACGAGGATTTGATCGAAGCCATCGCCCTTGGGCACGACATCGGCCACACCCCCTTCGGCCACGACGGCGAGAGCTTCCTCTCGGCCCTGTGCAAGGAACACGGCATAGGGAAGTTTTTCCACAACATCCAGAGCGTGCAGTTCCTGGACCGGGTTGAGCGCCAGGGCGCGGGCTGGAACCTCTGCCTCCAGACCCTTGACGGCATCCTCTGCCACGACGGCGAGGTCCACAACAAGCGCCTTGTCTGCGACCCCTTAAGGACATTCGCCGAGCTTGACCGGCTGATGGAAAAGACCGTAAAGGGCGAGCCCGCCTTCCTGGTTCCCATGACCCCCGAAGGCTGCGTGGTGCGCCTTGCCGACACAATAGCCTACATCGGGCGCGACATCGAGGACGCCATACGGCTTTCCATCATAAATCGATCGGACATACCCGCCGGATGCGTCAAGGTTCTGGGCGACTCCAACGGAACCATAGTCCATAACCTTGTGACCGACGTCATCACCGCCAGCGAAAACGAAATATGGGTGGGCTTTTCCGACGAGGTGAGCGAGGCCCTTTCAAGGCTCAAGATTTTCAATCTGGAGCGCATCTACAGGCACCCGGAGGTGAAGCTCCACTATCTCGACCTGAAAAAGCTCTTCGGCCTGCTTTTTGAGCGCTACCTGGAAGACATCGTGCGCGACAGGCGCGAAAGCGTGATCTTTTCGGGCTTTCTGAAGGAAAAGAGCGAGGACTACCTTACGGGCCACAGGCCGGAGGAAATGGTGCGCGACTTCATCGCGGGCATGACCGACCAGTACTTTCTCCAGCAATGCCCGGAAGACATGAGGCCCACTCTCCGAAGAATACCTTGA
- a CDS encoding arsenate reductase ArsC: MEKKLRIIFLCTGNSCRSQMAEAFTNRLKGDSIEARSAGVETHGLNPLAVKVMAEAGIDISNARSKHVAEFDDESFDYAVTLCDSARAACPVMPPPIKMRHVGFDDPPALAKDAKTEEEALAHYRRVRDEIRAFVEKLPGVLENPPA, encoded by the coding sequence ATGGAAAAAAAACTCCGCATCATATTTCTTTGCACGGGAAATTCCTGCCGGAGCCAGATGGCCGAGGCCTTCACCAACCGGCTGAAAGGGGATTCCATCGAGGCAAGGTCCGCCGGAGTGGAGACCCACGGATTGAATCCCCTGGCAGTGAAGGTCATGGCCGAGGCCGGAATCGACATCTCCAATGCCAGGAGCAAGCACGTGGCGGAGTTCGACGACGAGTCCTTCGATTACGCCGTAACCCTCTGCGATTCCGCCAGGGCCGCCTGCCCGGTGATGCCGCCGCCCATAAAGATGCGCCACGTCGGCTTCGACGATCCGCCCGCCCTGGCCAAGGACGCGAAAACCGAGGAGGAGGCCCTGGCCCATTATAGAAGGGTGAGGGACGAAATCCGCGCCTTCGTGGAAAAGCTGCCGGGCGTCCTGGAAAATCCCCCGGCCTGA
- a CDS encoding nucleoside deaminase: MDPIHRPETLQRDLQFMALALREAEKAGDRGEVPVGAVLVLDDGRFFSAGNSVIGLSDPTAHAEILAIRAAACEIGNYRLVKSALYSTIEPCIMCMSAIIHSRVDRVVFGAFDPRWGGAGSIASLHQDLRLNHHPLVTAGVMEEPCKGLIRDFFRERRAGAVKIKDAPETAD, translated from the coding sequence ATGGACCCCATCCACCGGCCCGAAACCCTTCAGCGCGACCTTCAATTCATGGCCCTTGCGCTAAGGGAGGCGGAAAAGGCGGGGGACCGGGGCGAGGTCCCGGTGGGCGCGGTCCTGGTCCTCGACGACGGCAGGTTTTTTTCCGCCGGAAACTCCGTTATAGGGCTCTCCGACCCCACCGCCCACGCGGAAATTCTGGCCATCAGGGCAGCGGCCTGTGAAATCGGCAACTACCGACTAGTGAAAAGCGCACTTTACTCTACCATCGAACCCTGCATAATGTGCATGAGCGCTATAATTCACTCACGGGTGGACCGGGTGGTTTTCGGGGCCTTCGACCCCCGCTGGGGCGGGGCCGGGTCAATCGCGAGCCTCCACCAGGACCTGCGCCTTAACCATCATCCCCTGGTGACAGCCGGGGTCATGGAAGAGCCATGCAAGGGCCTGATCCGGGATTTTTTCCGCGAAAGACGCGCCGGGGCTGTCAAAATAAAGGATGCGCCGGAAACCGCTGACTGA